In a single window of the Esox lucius isolate fEsoLuc1 chromosome 22, fEsoLuc1.pri, whole genome shotgun sequence genome:
- the LOC105023151 gene encoding MOB-like protein phocein — protein MVMAEGAAVLRRNRPGTKEKDFYNWPDESFEEMDSTLAVQQYIQQNIRTDGSNIDKILEPPEGQDEGVWKYEHLRQFCLELNGLAVKLQGECHPDTCTQMTATEQWIFLCAAHKTPKECPAIDYTRHTLDGAACLLNSNKYFPSRVSIKESSVAKLGSVCRRIYRIFSHAYFHHRQIFDTYENETFLCHRFTRFVMKYSLMSKDNLIVPIMEDETNPNEAEGENEA, from the exons ATGGTCATGGCGGAGGGTGCAGCTGTTCTGAGGAGGAATCGACCAGGGACCAAAGAGAAG GATTTCTACAACTGGCCCGATGAATCATTCGAGGAGATGGACAGCACACTGGCTGTTCAGCAG TACATCCAACAGAACATCCGAACCGACGGCTCCAAcattgacaagatcctggaGCCACCAGAGGGCCAGGATGAAGGGGTCTGGAAGTATGAACACCTCAG GCAGTTTTGTTTGGAGCTGAACGGACTTGCTGTGAAACTACAG GGAGAATGCCACCCAGACACATGCACCCAAATGACAGCAACAGAGCAATGGATCTTCCTCTGTGCTGCACACAAGACACCAAAAGAG TGTCCAGCCATTGACTACACCCGACACACTCTGGATGGAGCCGCCTGTCTCCTTAACAGTAACAAGTACTTTCCCAGCAG GGTGAGCATTAAAGAATCCTCTGTAGCTAAACTTGGTTCAGTTTGTCGGCGCATCTACAGGATATTCTCCCATGCGTACTTCCACCACCGTCAGATTTTTGACACGTACGAG AACGAGACGTTCCTCTGCCATCGGTTTACACGCTTTGTGATGAAATACAGCCTGATGTCCAAGGATAATCTGATTGTGCCCATCATGGAGGACGAGACTAACCCTAACGAAGCAGAGGGCGAGAATGAAGCCTAA
- the LOC105023152 gene encoding gamma-crystallin M2 isoform X1 — translation MSKITFYEDKNFQGRSYECDTDCPDMHPHFSRCNSIKVDGGCWVLYERPNYTGYQYVLTRGEYPEYQRWMGYNDTIRSCRTFSYVSNREASGGPYRMRIYERPEFQGQMMEFNEDCDSVQDHFRSRDIYSANVMEGYWTLYEHPNYRGRQYFMRPGEYRKFSEWGATCATTGSFRRITDF, via the exons ATGAGTAAG ATCACTTTCTACGAGGATAAAAACTTCCAGGGTCGTTCCTATGAATGTGACACGGACTGCCCTGACATGCATCCACATTTTAGTCGGTGCAACTCCATTAAGGTAGATGGAGGCTGCTGGGTTCTGTATGAAAGACCCAACTACACTGGCTACCAGTATGTTCTGACCCGGGGAGAGTACCCAGAGTACCAGCGCTGGATGGGCTACAATGACACAATCCGCTCATGCCGTACCTTCTCTTATGTGAGTAATCGGGAG GCCAGCGGCGGACCCTACCGCATGAGGATCTATGAGAGGCCAGAGTTCCAAGGACAGATGATGGAGTTCAATGAGGACTGTGACTCTGTCCAGGACCACTTCCGCAGCCGCGACATTTACTCCGCCAATGTCATGGAGGGGTACTGGACCCTCTACGAGCACCCCAACTACAGGGGGCGCCAGTACTTTATGAGGCCTGGAGAGTACAGAAAGTTCAGTGAATGGGGCGCCACCTGTGCCACCACCGGCTCCTTCCGTAGAATCACCGACTTTTAG
- the LOC105023152 gene encoding gamma-crystallin M2 isoform X2, giving the protein MSKITFYEDKNFQGRSYECDTDCPDMHPHFSRCNSIKVDGGCWVLYERPNYTGYQYVLTRGEYPEYQRWMGYNDTIRSCRTFSYASGGPYRMRIYERPEFQGQMMEFNEDCDSVQDHFRSRDIYSANVMEGYWTLYEHPNYRGRQYFMRPGEYRKFSEWGATCATTGSFRRITDF; this is encoded by the exons ATGAGTAAG ATCACTTTCTACGAGGATAAAAACTTCCAGGGTCGTTCCTATGAATGTGACACGGACTGCCCTGACATGCATCCACATTTTAGTCGGTGCAACTCCATTAAGGTAGATGGAGGCTGCTGGGTTCTGTATGAAAGACCCAACTACACTGGCTACCAGTATGTTCTGACCCGGGGAGAGTACCCAGAGTACCAGCGCTGGATGGGCTACAATGACACAATCCGCTCATGCCGTACCTTCTCTTAT GCCAGCGGCGGACCCTACCGCATGAGGATCTATGAGAGGCCAGAGTTCCAAGGACAGATGATGGAGTTCAATGAGGACTGTGACTCTGTCCAGGACCACTTCCGCAGCCGCGACATTTACTCCGCCAATGTCATGGAGGGGTACTGGACCCTCTACGAGCACCCCAACTACAGGGGGCGCCAGTACTTTATGAGGCCTGGAGAGTACAGAAAGTTCAGTGAATGGGGCGCCACCTGTGCCACCACCGGCTCCTTCCGTAGAATCACCGACTTTTAG
- the LOC105023184 gene encoding gamma-crystallin M2-like, protein MGKIIFYEDRDFSGCQHECINDCADLHFYFNRCQSIRVESGCFMVYDRPNYMGHQHFLRRGDYCDYQRLMGMNDCVRSCRIIPAHRGSFRIRLYDRYDMAGQMMELCDDCPNMMERFRMSDINSCNVMEGHWLMYDQANYMGRPYYLRPSEYRMPSDWGGQSCRIGSIKRLMDL, encoded by the exons ATGGGCAAG ATCATTTTCTATGAGGACAGAGACTTCAGCGGCTGTCAACATGAATGCATTAATGACTGCGCTGACCTGCACTTCTACTTCAACCGCTGCCAATCCATCAGGGTGGAGAGCGGCTGCTTCATGGTCTATGATCGTCCCAACTACATGGGCCACCAGCACTTCCTGAGGAGGGGTGACTACTGTGACTATCAGCGCCTCATGGGCATGAATGACTGTGTCAGGTCCTGCCGTATAATCCCTGCG CACCGTGGCAGCTTCAGAATTAGGTTGTATGACCGCTATGACATGGCCGGCCAAATGATGGAGCTGTGCGACGACTGCCCCAACATGATGGAACGCTTCCGCATGTCTGACATCAACTCCTGCAACGTGATGGAGGGCCACTGGCTCATGTACGACCAGGCCAACTACATGGGCAGGCCGTACTACCTAAGGCCCAGCGAGTACCGCATGCCCAGCGACTGGGGAGGCCAGAGTTGCAGGATTGGCTCCATCAAGCGCCTCATGGACCTCTAA
- the LOC105023153 gene encoding gamma-crystallin M2, protein MTMGKIIFYEDRNFQGRHHECMSDCADLHSYFNRCNSIKVESGCFMVYERPNYTGHQYFLRRGEYNDNQRMIGINDCIRSCRMIPVHRGSYKMRLYEHPDMAGQMQELSDDCPNVQDRFRMSDINSCNVMEGHWLMYEQPNYRGRQYYLRPGEYRRPSDWGGQSPRIGSLRRITDSNN, encoded by the exons ATGACAATGGGAAAG ATAATCTTCTACGAGGACAGGAATTTCCAGGGTCGGCACCATGAGTGCATGAGCGACTGTGCCGATCTTCACTCCTACTTCAACCGCTGCAACTCAATCAAGGTGGAGAGCGGATGCTTCATGGTGTACGAGAGGCCCAACTACACCGGCCACCAGTACTTCCTGAGGAGGGGCGAGTACAATGACAACCAGCGCATGATTGGCATCAATGACTGTATCAGATCCTGCCGCATGATCCCTGTG CACCGTGGTTCCTACAAGATGAGGCTGTACGAGCACCCTGACATGGCCGGCCAGATGCAGGAGCTGAGCGACGACTGCCCCAACGTCCAGGACAGATTCCGCATGTCCGACATCAACTCCTGCAACGTGATGGAGGGCCACTGGCTCATGTACGAGCAGCCCAACTACAGGGGCAGGCAGTACTACCTGAGGCCCGGCGAGTACCGCAGACCCAGCGACTGGGGAGGCCAGAGTCCCAGGATTGGCTCCCTCAGACGAATCACCGACTCCAACAACTAG
- the LOC105023154 gene encoding gamma-crystallin M2, producing the protein MGKIIFYEDRNFQGRSYECSGECSDLHSHFSRCNSIRVESGNWMVYERPNFTGYQYFLRGGEFSEYQRWMGFNDCVRSCRMIPITKGSHRLKIFERPEFGGQMMEMTEDCPNLYERFHHNDIHSCNVMEGYWIFFEHPNYTGRQYLMSPGEYRRFNEWGSISPRVGSIKHIAM; encoded by the exons ATGGGAAAG ATCATCTTCTATGAAGACAGAAACTTCCAAGGTCGCTCGTATGAGTGCAGCGGAGAGTGCTCCGACCTTCACTCCCACTTCAGCCGCTGCAACTCCATCCGGGTGGAGAGCGGCAACTGGATGGTGTACGAGAGGCCCAACTTCACAGGTTACCAGTACTTCCTGAGGGGGGGCGAGTTCTCTGAGTACCAGCGCTGGATGGGCTTCAACGACTGCGTCAGGTCCTGTCGCATGATCCCCATT ACGAAGGGATCTCACCGTCTAAAGATCTTCGAGCGTCCCGAGTTCGGAGGTCAGATGATGGAAATGACGGAGGACTGCCCCAACCTCTACGAGCGCTTCCATCACAATGACATCCACTCCTGTAACGTGATGGAGGGCTACTGGATCTTCTTTGAGCACCCCAACTACACCGGGCGCCAGTATCTGATGAGCCCCGGGGAGTACAGGAGGTTCAATGAGTGGGGAAGCATCAGCCCCAGGGTGGGATCCATCAAACATATTGCCATGTAG
- the LOC105023155 gene encoding gamma-crystallin M3-like, whose translation MMGKIIFYEDRNFQGRSYETSSDCPELTSYLSRCNSCRVESGCFMVYDRSNFQGNQYFVRRGEYGDYTRMGMSDCIRSCRSIPMHRGQFRMRIYERENFGGQMHEMMDDCENMMDRYRMSDCQSCHVMDGHWLLYEQPHYRGKQMYLRPGEYRNLSSMGGTPGNIRWQSMRRIMDSC comes from the exons ATGATGGGAAAG ATCATCTTCTACGAGGACAGGAACTTCCAGGGACGTTCCTATGAGACCAGCTCGGACTGCCCTGAGCTGACCTCCTACCTGAGCAGGTGCAACTCCTGCAGGGTGGAGAGCGGCTGCTTCATGGTCTACGACCGTTCCAACTTCCAGGGAAACCAGTACTttgtgaggagaggagagtacGGTGACTACACTCGCATGGGCATGTCTGACTGTATTAGATCCTGCCGCAGCATCCCCATG CACAGGGGACAGTTCAGGATGAGGATCTACGAGAGGGAGAACTTTGGTGGCCAGATGCATGAGATGATGGACGACTGCGAGAACATGATGGATCGTTACCGTATGTCCGACTGCCAGTCCTGCCACGTGATGGATGGCCACTGGCTCCTGTATGAGCAGCCCCACTACAGAGGCAAGCAGATGTACCTGAGGCCCGGGGAGTACAGGAACCTCAGCAGCATGGGGGGCACCCCTGGAAACATCAGATGGCAGTCTATGAGGCGTATCATGGATTCCTGTTAA
- the LOC105023156 gene encoding gamma-crystallin M3-like, with the protein MTMNGKIIFYEDRNFQGRSYECNSDCSEISSHLARCNSCRVESGMFMVYDRPNFTGHQYLLRRGEYPEYQRMMGFNDCIRSCRMIPQHSGQFRMRIYERENFGGQMHEAIDDCDSIQERYRMPEIQSCNVMEGHWVMYEQPHFRGRQIYLRPGEYRNLREMGTGNEEMSFRSMRRITSDAAF; encoded by the exons ATGACCATGAACGGAAAG ATAATTTTTTACGAAGACAGGAACTTCCAGGGCCGCTCCTATGAGTGCAACAGTGACTGCTCCGAGATCTCCTCCCACCTAGCCAGGTGCAACTCCTGCAGGGTGGAGAGCGGCATGTTCATGGTGTACGACCGGCCCAACTTCACGGGTCACCAGTACCTCCTGAGGAGGGGAGAGTACCCTGAGTACCAGCGTATGATGGGCTTCAACGATTGCATCAGGTCCTGCCGTATGATCCCTCAG CACAGTGGACAGTTCAGGATGAGGATCTACGAGAGGGAGAACTTCGGAGGCCAGATGCATGAGGCGATTGACGACTGTGACTCCATCCAGGAGCGTTACCGTATGCCAGAAATACAGTCGTGCAACGTGATGGAGGGCCACTGGGTCATGTACGAACAGCCCCACTTCAGGGGCAGGCAGATCTATCTGAGGCCTGGGGAGTACAGGAACCTCAGAGAGATGGGAACGGGAAACGAGGAAATGAGCTTCCGGTCCATGAGGCGCATCACCAGTGACGCTGCCTTTTAA
- the LOC105023157 gene encoding gamma-crystallin M3-like translates to MGRIIFFEEKNFQGRSYESSSDCPDLNMYLSRCQSIRVELGCFVIYDRSNYMGNQMFLRRGEYTDLQRMGSMMGMGGMTMMDSIHSSRMIPMHRGQFRMRLYERESFAGQMYELMDDCESVQDRFRMSEMQSCNVMEGHWLMYEQPHFRGRMMYVRPGEYRSLRDIGMTAMMRISSIKRITDAC, encoded by the exons ATCATCTTCTTTGAGGAAAAGAATTTCCAGGGTCGCAGCTATGAGTCCAGCAGTGACTGCCCAGATCTCAACATGTACCTGAGCCGTTGCCAGTCCATCAGGGTGGAGCTGGGCTGCTTCGTCATCTACGACCGCTCCAACTACATGGGAAACCAGATGTTTCTGAGGAGGGGCGAATATACCGACCTCCAGCGTATGGGTTCTATGATGGGCATGGGTGGCATGACCATGATGGATTCCATCCATTCTTCTCGCATGATCCCAATG CATAGAGGTCAGTTCAGAATGAGGCTGTACGAGAGGGAGAGCTTCGCCGGTCAGATGTACGAGCTGATGGACGACTGTGAGTCGGTCCAGGATCGCTTCCGCATGTCCGAAATGCAGTCGTGCAACGTGATGGAGGGCCACTGGCTCATGTACGAGCAGCCCCACTTCAGAGGCAGGATGATGTACGTGAGACCTGGAGAGTACAGGAGCCTCAGAGACATTGGCATGACTGCCATGATGAGAATCAGCTCCATCAAAAGGATCACAGATGCCTGCTAG